Proteins encoded together in one Salvia miltiorrhiza cultivar Shanhuang (shh) unplaced genomic scaffold, IMPLAD_Smil_shh fragScaff_scaffold_143_1, whole genome shotgun sequence window:
- the LOC131002512 gene encoding 3-ketoacyl-CoA synthase 19-like, translating to METPTTLLLLFLPLLLTLTFLLKRKHSTTCYMLNYECYKPSDHLKLDTEASCRVVLRNTNLGWEQYKFLLKTIVSSGLGEETHSPANVVAGREADPSLPDSLQELDHIFFQTLDNLFAKSRVSPREIDILVVNVSLLSPAPSLSSRIINRYGMRSDVKAFNLSGMGCSASLVAVDLVRQLFKTYRNRLAVVVSTESLGPNWYRGVDKSMMLSNCLFRSGGCSMLLTNRPEFRHRAILKLNHLVRTHFGSNDEAYNCCIQVEDDQGYAGFRLTKKLTKAAAQVFVINLRVLLPKILPPWEIIRFIFVYLRWGKRKNKLMEALSGGAGGGLNLKSGVDHFCIHPGGRAVIDGVGKSLGLSEYDLEPARMALHRFGNTSAGGLWYVLGYMEAKKRLRKGDRIMMISFGAGFKCNNCLWEVLKDLGDANVWEDCIHRYPPASLANPFTEKYGWINDERLSFVRIEDCVFSSNA from the exons atggAAACCCCCACaaccctcctcctcctcttcctcccTCTCCTCCTCACACTCACCTTCCTCCTCAAGCGCAAGCACTCCACCACCTGCTACATGCTCAACTACGAGTGCTACAAACCCTCCGACCACCTCAAACTCGACACCGAGGCCTCGTGCCGCGTCGTCCTCCGCAACACGAACCTCGGGTGGGAGCAATACAAGTTCCTCCTCAAGACCATCGTCAGCTCCGGCCTCGGCGAGGAGACCCACAGCCCCGCCAACGTCGTCGCTGGCCGAGAAGCCGACCCGTCCCTCCCCGACTCCCTCCAAGAGCTCGACCACATCTTCTTCCAAACCCTAGACAACCTCTTCGCCAAATCCCGAGTCTCGCCGCGGGAGATCGACATCCTCGTCGTCAACGTCTCGCTGCTCTCGCCGGCTCCCTCTCTATCGTCTCGAATCATCAACCGCTACGGAATGCGCTCCGACGTCAAGGCCTTCAACCTCTCCGGCATGGGCTGCAGCGCCAGCCTCGTCGCCGTCGACCTCGTCCGTCAGCTCTTCAAGACGTATCGGAATAGGCTCGCCGTCGTCGTCAGCACCGAGTCCCTCGGCCCCAACTG GTATCGCGGCGTCGATAAATCGATGATGCTGTCTAACTGCCTATTCCGGTCGGGCGGCTGCTCGATGCTTCTGACGAACCGGCCGGAATTCCGACACCGAGCCATCTTGAAACTCAACCATTTGGTAAGGACGCATTTCGGATCCAACGACGAAGCCTACAACTGCTGCATACAGGTTGAAGATGATCAAGGCTACGCCGGCTTTCGGCTCACGAAGAAGCTCACCAAAGCAGCGGCGCAGGTGTTTGTGATTAATCTCAGAGTTCTGCTGCCGAAGATCTTGCCGCCGTGGGAGATTATCAGATTCATTTTTGTCTATCTCCGGTGGGGTAAGAGGAAGAACAAGCTCATGGAAGCCCTCagcggcggcgccggcggcggcCTCAATCTCAAGTCCGGCGTTGATCATTTCTGCATACACCCTGGGGGAAG GGCTGTGATCGACGGGGTCGGGAAGAGCCTCGGGCTGAGCGAGTATGACCTCGAGCCGGCTCGGATGGCGCTCCACCGCTTCGGCAACACCTCGGCGGGCGGGCTGTGGTACGTGCTGGGTTACATGGAGGCGAAGAAGCGGCTGAGGAAGGGCGATCGCATCATGATGATCAGCTTCGGAGCTGGCTTCAAGTGCAACAACTGTTTGTGGGAAGTCCTCAAAGACTTGGGCGATGCGAATGTGTGGGAAGATTGCATCCATCGATACCCGCCGGCGAGCCTCGCCAACCCTTTCACCGAGAAATACGGATGGATCAACGATGAGCGTCTCAGCTTCGTTCGGATCGAGGATTGTG
- the LOC131002521 gene encoding DNA excision repair protein ERCC-1-like, translating into MENRGDPEQQKQNNASFVVKIPSYEEVVESSQPKSQSLFKPSSSFSQAFNFIKNTEFYTTPPSAPVAQSSKDAPSSSQGSYPRQTIQSEAPSTSVSSAAANRNAIIVSHRQKGNPLLKHIRNVRWVFADVVCDYLLGQNACALYLSLRYHLLHPDYLYFRIRELQKNFKLRVVLCHVDVEDVVKPLLEVTKTALLHDCTLLCAWSLEECGRYLETIKVYENKPADLIQGQMDMDYISRLNHALTSIRHVNKTDVVTLGSTFGSLSNIMDASMEDLARCPGIGERKVRRLYDTFHEPFKRAVPNPAAPVAENPIASVSERNEEVKENQETSKEHKKEQEISVRSALKAAFDKYSGTRGSKRKAAVQAETEEDAADTRRANDGEEGTR; encoded by the exons ATGGAAAACAGAGGTGATCCTGAGCAGCAGAAACAGAATAATGCATCATTTGTTGTGAAAATACCTTCATATGAAGAGGTGGTTGAGAGCTCCCAACCTAAGTCGCAATCTTTATTCAAGCCTTCCTCCTCCTTTTCGCAAGCTTTCAATTTTATCAAAAACACTGAATTTTACACCACCCCGCCGTCTGCACCAGTGGCTCAGTCCTCCAAAGATGCCCCTTCATCCTCTCAAGGATCTTATCCAAG GCAAACCATTCAATCTGAAGCTCCTTCCACTTCAGTTTCATCAGCTGCTGCAAATCGGAATGCCATCATCGTTAGCCATAGACAG AAGGGCAACCCTTTGCTAAAGCATATAAGGAATGTTCGATGGGTTTTCGCTGATGTTGTTTGCGACTACTTGTTGGGCCAAAATGCTTGTGCGCTTTATTTGAG TCTTCGCTATCATCTCCTACATCCAGATTATCTGTATTTTCGGATAAGGGAACTGCAGAAGAATTTCAAGCTTCGCGTCGTATTATGCCATGTTGATGTG GAAGATGTTGTTAAGCCTCTACTTGAAGTCACAAAAACGGCACTACTCCATGACTGCACTCTTTTATGTGCTTGGAG CTTGGAAGAGTGTGGTCGGTACCTGGAGACCattaaagtttatgaaaataaaCCTGCCGATCTCATTCAGGGACAGATGGATATGGACTACATTTCACGG TTAAATCATGCACTCACATCAATCCGGCATGTTAACAAGACAGATGTTGTTACTCTTGGGTCTACATTTGGG TCTCTTTCCAATATCATGGACGCATCAATGGAAGATCTTGCCCGTTGCCCGGGCATAGGAGAAAGAAAG GTCAGACGCTTGTACGATACTTTCCATGAGCCATTCAAGCGCGCAGTTCCTAACCCTGCTGCGCCCGTTGCTGAAAATCCTATCGCATCTGTAAGTGAAAGAAACGAGGAAGTTAAGGAGAATCAAGAGACGAGCAAAGAGCATAAGAAAGAACAAGAGATCAGCGTAAGATCTGCCCTGAAGGCAGCGTTTGACAAGTACTCCGGCACCAGGGGAAGCAAGAGGAAGGCCGCGGTGCAGGCGGAAACGGAGGAGGATGCAGCCGACACCCGACGAGCCAACGACGGTGAAGAAGGTACGAGATGA